In Quercus robur chromosome 11, dhQueRobu3.1, whole genome shotgun sequence, the sequence GGAGAAAAGCTCTTCATGTAAATTAATTGATTCTCttaagaaaaatgagaagaaggTCGGGTATCTTCCTACCATATAGTAGTTGACCAGAGTTCCATTCTTTGAGAAGAAGCGGGCAACTGAGTATGCAATATCTTCAGCTGCTCTTTGAGATGGAGGGTCTCCAAATACTCTATACCTGTaattaaaaagtaacaattcaaaatcaattagcATTACcaagaagccaaaaaaaaaaaaaaaaaacatttcttgTGTAATGTAGCAGTAGCATATAAAAATCAGTCTTTTCTTATTGAGTACCAGCTAAGTGTTTTATGTAAGAGTCTAATTAATGGTTCATTGACAGCCACAGAGCTGAGAGGCGTATACTCACTGGGCAGTCCAGTTCTCAGTCCATAAAGAAGGTTTGTAGGGTTTGTTTGGGCCTGTGAAAGTGTCTCCGCAGTGTCTTCCATTGCATGTATTGATCTGCATGTCAAAGCATGTGCTTTTAGTCTTAAGATTAGAAAGACTCgttgaattttaatttcttgttcTTTGCTTATTTTTCTTAGTGCTAAAATTTCAAAGCTAACTTAATAGTGTCTCTTCAGATCACAGAGATTAATCCCATGAAAGATTTTTCAGACTCACCACTGGGTCAGGAGCATCCTTTTGCTTGCACATGATCCATGGAACTCCAGTTTTCTGTGACACTGCCGTTTTTGCTGCCCATTGAACATATCTGTCTCCCAACTCTTTAAATGCAAGTTGGATATGGTTGTATTCATTTTCAATCTGTCTcataaatgattaaaaatcGAATTAAAAAGATGACAATTGATAAGATCTCTTACAAGGATaaagaaaaggacaaagtttTCCTCCAAACTGGTTTCAAGGAATCTCCTCCAATCCATTACCTAACGATTCATAAAACCATCCATGTGTATTAAACCACATGACTATTTAAATAGGTCATGTGATTAAAAGTACAATGATTAAAAGTGCAAGTGTAGTTTGAATCGTCACATAGTGGGTTAGAGGAATTTTCCTCTAAATTGGTTTGAAGGTTAAATTTGgctgaaacaaaatttttaagtgGAACCAAACCTGTGATAAGATGATGGGGCCTCCTTGTGAAGCAAATAGTTTCTCCTCTTTCATCATCTTGACAATCATCTTCACATATCTTTTCATGTAGTACTGCAAAATGTGGAAATTCCAGTCAGTAGAGCTCCATGACTTATGCACTAAACCTCCCAAGGACAAGATGGTGCAAAATTGATTACCTTGAATGGTGGGTTATCAGAGCGGAATGTTATGTCAGGGATCTCCCTTAGCCAATATGGAAGTCCTCTGATGTTTACATtgaaaataactaaaattttagagAGTATTTTGTGACATTGCAGCCAGAAAATCATACAAGAGGAAGAGGATGAGAACATCagattataattatattatacCCGTGGTTCCATTCTGCTTGGATGAATGGCCCAATCCTGAGGGTTACATACATTCCATGCTCCCCAATCATCTTGATGAATTTCACCAAATCATAATTTCCTTCAAAATTGAACTACCATCATTGAATAGTTAGACTACAGGCAAGTCATGATTCTAACAAATGAATTCAAAAACATATGTCTGCAATAATTTATGTTTACCTTCCCTTGTTCAGGCTCGTGAATGTTCCAAAACACATAAGTTTGAATCACATTCAAACCTCCTTGTTTAGCCTTTAAGAGAAGGTCTGGCCACATCTAAAACCCCATTCAAAACAACCATTAGTTTCTTCATTCATTGAAAACAAACCCCAAAACAAGATAAGCTCAATAACTTGTAATCCAAGTTACCTCTGGGGTGCTACGAGGGTAATGAATTGAACCTGAAAAGAGAAGCTCTCTCTTTCCATTGATGATTAAAGATCTCCCATCATATGTCACTCCATGTTGCTGCTTCCCATCATGGCCAACCACTGCGGAGGCCAAAAGTGAAAGAATGGATAGCAGAAGTATGCGGCATGACACCGCCATTTTAAGTTTCTTGTCCTTGAATAGAACTAAAACCCAGTTTCAAGCTTGGTGACAAATGAATTGAAGTTCCAATGAATAcagtgaaataaaaaataaaaataaaattgcttaTGAGCCAATAGGGAAGCCTCCTTCTTTTACAAAGAGGTACCCGGTAGCTGAAACATAAATTCCATGGAAAGGCAGAGATATAGGGGGgggaatgaaatggtaaaatataaGGAGTTAGAGAAATGCTCGGAATTgccattttgaaaatttcagttTTGATCTCTTGGTGGTCATTGCTTGGTAGAGTTGTGTGTATGCCTGTttccttaacattttttttcctccaactttgttacataattttttactgTCCTGTTGCTATTCTTAGGAGTCATTTTTTGTGGGAATTGAAAGAGGACCGGATTCGTGGGAATAGGAGGAGGACCTTATAAACATAACAAGCACTCGGAATTGGCGGTTGAGTCATggattttatggtttttttatctcttgtttttatttttttcccttgttgGCACCCTTTGCTGTATCATGTCCTGGAGGGCTGTATCATATCAAAGTAATGTTAATGATCACAAGTGCTGGTATGGTTAGTTTAGTTGTGATTGAAACAACATTACTTTAACAACATATCGACCCGTGTTTACTATTGTCACCTTTTTTTACTATGCACAAGCTACAAGAGAACATGTTAacaattatagaaaaaattattaaaaaatattgtaaaatattacatttgaTGGTCTCGTGGAACTTCCCTTTTACAACATGTGGTTTTCCTTAGTGGTTAGCTACCATATAAGGTACAAGAGGTGCTTATGAGAaggttttataaaattaaagtaTCAAAATGGATAAATaagatttcaaaattacattataATCATTACATGGCTTTTGGTTTATGCGGTTGGATCTTTAAGTACATGCATTGAAAGAAAAGAGCAAATTTTAATACGTTAAAGCATATGACTAAGAGTCTTGTACCTCAATTTTATTGTTAACTCTATTTTATGAGGAGAATCAGaattcaatatttttaaaaaaaaattcttttaactattgataaaaaaaaaatttaagcacgTTTTAATTTAGATTTAGAATTTTCATACTTAAGATCTAAAAATTCTTATTTAATCTTTTACACAGCTCATATTATGTCGGAGGGAggctaaaaaaagaaattggattTGTTTGGCAGCAATTTTTAAAAAGCATTCTAAAAATAGTCGAAGATACAAATTTGACTTAGAAAgatgcagcttttttttttttttttttttttgagaaaaatagaaagatgcaactgaaaaaaagttttttgaatatagagagagagagagagagagagagattaccaATTTTTTAGACTAAAGTACACTCCTAGTCCTAAAAATTTaggttgttttcattttggctcTTTACACTTCAAAAGTTTTATTTGGGACCTTAATGTTTTTCCATTTTCATATTACTCTTTACGTTTCAAACTTTTCATTTTAGCCCTTAATTTTtgattgagtttttattttgttgtttaagtttgatttagAATTCTATTTGGCTCttcatgaaaatgaaaattttaaagcatAAAAAACAAGTAGAAAAATGAATCAAACATAAAGGGTCAAAttgtcaaaatgaaaattttaaaacataaagaaccaaaataaaaacaaatcaaaactttAAGGGTTCGTTTAGTTAGGGTGAAAAGTGGGGAATTGGAAACAAAGGAGAGAGAATAGGATTAGGTGGGAAAGGTGTTTGTTTGGAGTGATTTTGAGGGGAGAAAATGGTAGGGCTTGATTGTTTTCTCCTTGcacccacaatttttttttggcccccaaattggagagcaAATGGGGATGAGAGGTAATTAGATGAAAATTAACCATCTACCCCTTCCCCCACCCCCCTAAACTACAtgatgttattattttatttttttactcctttatttgttgaaagtttggtcgcttttttttattattccaatgatatctttttttcttcctttataaaatatttataaaaaagttatgaaataaGGGTATAAGAGTAAATTTGTATATacttaattttctctctttccattTTTCTACTACAAACCAAGCACAAAtgaggaaaattaaaatttcttctatccttcaatttttccattttctatcTATCAACCAAATGGatccttaaaaaaagaaaaaagaaaaaagaaagtgtaatattattattattattattattattttcactaTTGAGCATTGAATCTCTCTCTAAAACGACGTCGCTAGGAaacttttactttattttcttttccctctaAAAGTTCTAATTTTCCCTCCTCgtacaaaaaaaccaaaacctcttggaatccacatcaaacaccaaaacctcTTTGCTACCCTCACTGAGATTTTAGCAcagttttagagagagagagagagagagagagagagagagagagagagcatcaATGTTGAACCAAGAAGACGACCTGGATCTCCTTCTCTCACTCCAAGACAGAGTTTTGGAAACCCCTCCTGGTTCTCCTTCAGCTCCCCAACCCTCTTCACAAGGCAAgtctctatttatttattttaatttttttgttgttttttagtttcagttgcaaagtttcttaattttcttattcAAATGTTAGTTTCCACTTTGCTTGACCGAAAATTCAATCTGGGTGTTCCTCAGCTTTCTCTTATATGCACTTTTTcctgttatttatttattgatttttacatTTCAGTAGCaatgtttcttaatttcttatggATTGGTTAGTTTCCCACTTCATTTGACAGAAAATCATCTGGGTGTTCCTCATTTTTCTCTAATACCCAGTTTTTCCCTatgttgttgtttatttttattttttgtttttgttgaacaTTTCAATAGCAaagtttcttaattttcttatgGGATGTTGGTTTCTAGTTTGTTTAGTGGAAAGTTTGATCTGGGTGTTCCTCGGTTTTCTCTATTATGAAGCTGTTTTGTGTGGGGGAGGGGTGGCTTGGTATGTGTTTGCTGTGTTTTCttgtaaagaaagaaaaagaaaagtgggtATATCTCAAATGGCCTTAAATTTTCAGGGTATCTTTCGGATGATGAATCATCAAGGCGAACAGGGCCGGCAGACATGTCTGTCTTTAGAAATGCCGTGCAAGACTGCCTTGATTATGAGCCTGTGCATGTTCACAAAGCTGTGAAATTGAAGGGCTCCAAGGCCTCCAATGAAGCTGAAGTTGAGAAATTTTCAGGCTTGCGAATGAGGTCAGTGATACTCTTACTTGAAGAATTAAGGCATTCTGAATGATACTTGAtcatttgagtttttgttttaaatccCTAAAGCTTTGCTTGGCAGCtgaaagaaaaatgtaaatttttatgaAGTTTTGATCATTTCATTTGTCATGTTTGTTTAAAATGAGGTTAGAGTCTTTGAGGCATTTCATTTTAATTGTTTGGGATTGAAGAATGTAGGAGTTATTACCTACCTTAGCTTAATATGGTGAAACTTGGGTAAGGTAGTAATTTGGTTAAGCTAAGAGCAgcctttcatttttttggaatttaagACAGCTTTGAGACATAGGGTACAAGGTTACATTTTACTTTATATTTGCAGTTTTTtgagcaaccaaacaaagtgcAATTGTTAAATCTTAAGTTTATAGTATTAGTATCTTGGAGGTTTACAATTCATTTtatgtttaatgcatgttttttttccttccttcagGAACCAATTGTTCAGTGCAGCAGAGCTCCGTGAGCGGTTTTCAGACATTCGTTTTGTTCGATTACCAACTATAAAGTATTAACTTGCACTTCAAATTGTATACATAGGCATACTGGTTGGGATTTTTGCTGGACTCTCTTGCTTTATAAAACAGTTTTGCTTTTATCATGAGCTTGATTTGATTTAAATTGCAATGCTGGTAGTGATTTCAGATATTGGGTATACTGTAGGAATTTATTGGTTGGGGACACTCTTTCGGGTTGTTGGGCAACTGTTGGAGTGCTGAGTGAGAAGGGGACTCCAAAGACCAGTACTACAGGGAAGACCTATAGTATATGGAAGGTTGGGAGTCTGGACGAAAATACtgtttctcttttcttgtttGGTGATGCTTATCAGAGGAACTGCAAAGAGCAGGCTGGAACGGTCTTTGCCCTCTTCAATTGTGCTGTACGCAAGGATGCGATGGTATTAACTTGTCATGTTTCAAGGGAGTTGTGTTCGCCAAGGTTAACCAATATATCACAATTGTCCTTTTGTTGGTGCAGGGTAAAGGTTTTTCTTTGAGTGTGTACTCTCCTAGTCAAATATTGAAGATTGGTACTTCAGTTGATTGTGGAGTttgcaaaggaaaaaggaaggaTGGGATGCCTTGTACACTAGTCATTAATAAGTATGTTACAGGAACTCCTTACATAATGGACTGATGTGGTCTTACCTTTGAATTTTGGCTGTTATGTTCATAAGAGACTGACTTTTGTGAAATCATCTGCAGTTTTTGGTGGGGCTGCCTTATACTCTGCTAAAACGTATTCTTAACACAGGAGTTTggatcatttcaaaaaaaaaaaaaaaaaattgtgggggaggggggggggggggtgtattGGAAGGGATTTCCCTCTGCCAATTAATAATGTTGTACAATTGCTTCATGAATTATGCATACTGATTGCCCTCTCTTGCCGATTGACTTCTTGATTATTTTTGTGGAATAAGAAAATGGTTTTACCTTGTTGTTCTCATTCAATAGTTTTACTTATGCCTTCTGTTCTTATCCTGAATTAGTTTCCATAAAATTATAGAGCAAACCAAAACAGATACTTGCAATTGAAGGGGCATAAGataaatcccaaaaaaaaaaaaaaaaaaaaaaaccttaatcaTGTGAAGAGCATTCAGTTATCTTGGTTTATAAATTGGCCCTATGTTCttattttctattaaattttGTGTGCTTTCCTCCAATTAATGATTGTGATGGAATTGGTTTCTTAAATCAGTTCCTTGAACATGGTGCCTTAGCAAGTTGGCGATTGTTAAAATTCCAGACTAAACATCACACTAAATTTTACTTTGCATGAAATTAAACTTagcaaaacaatatatattcaATCTGAAGTGTGTCATCTGCCATGATGAGCTGGTTCCGGAATAGCTTCTCTTAAGCACTTGTCACCAATAAAACATAAAGAGAATGTTAGATGAGTTGAGTGATCTTTCCATCAAAAACAGTGTCGATGTGTTATCCCTACAAGAATAGATGTGTGCTATAAATGGCATCTCATATCTCATGAGAGGAGAGTTTCTCATAGCCTGTTTGGATAATTATGTATGCTCTCTCTAGTTTCTCAGAATTATAAGTGGCATTAGTTTCTCCCTGAATGATAAAGTTTTTTGGTTTTCAGTTTTCTTTGAATAGATTGGATGaaatgcaaaataataaaatcagaTATATGGATGAGAATCATCTTGTGATGTGCATTAAAGAATCATGTGGTGGCTAGGTTGATaaatgaacaaaagaaagataaaagtaCTGTAACTTTTAGTGTGAAACAGTGTCAGAGCTTGTTGCTTAAAATGTCATAAAGGCATTTCATAGCATTTTTATAGTATGCATTTTATCTGTCAAATGCACTGTCTTAGTTGCAACTTGGCTATTTGTCTTCCCATTAGCAGCTCTGATTGCATTcttttatgaaatatatatatatatatatatatttatgttgtaTTTTCTACCAAGAATTTCTTTATATCCCCTTATCCACAGAATTTTCTGATATCTTGGGTCTTTGTGTTGTTTCAGACGCAAAGGGGTTTATTGTAAATTTCATAAATCGGTAAGCATATCTGTGAATGCTTCAATCTGTTTAACCAATTTTTGTTTAAAGCTGACCATCTTGATTCCCATAAATACTTGCCATCGGTTTTATTTCTACAGAAAGCATCAGAGAAATATTCCACAACGCGAACGGAGCTCAAGGGAGGGTAGGTTAATGTTTAACATCATTCAACTCGCTAGGGTATACTAGTTgcatattttttggaaaatacttgcttcatttttatttagtttcttTGTATTGGTGCCTTCAacttatttgtttctttaacAGGAACCTTAGAACTGCATTTAGGGAACCACTCAAGCCAGAAGGGATTTACATGGTTGACCCTCTAGCTGACAGAACGAACTTCAAAAAGTCCATGAAACCAGTTAAATTGATGTCTGTGGAAGGACTCAAAAAGGCACTAAGGTTTGTCATAGATAGCATGGATTGTTTCAAATGTGAAAACATTTGCATATTTTTTCACTTGACATAAATGGGTTTGTTTATCATACTTGTATGAACAGTAATGCGGGTAAAGTGACCACAAATACACACTCACAAGGGATAAGGTTTCTTACTGAAGTTACAGGTTTAAGATCTCAAGACTTCTTCCTTAAGCTCATTGTGATTCCATGAGATTTCTTTTATGAGATAATGTTACCTTTTAATTGCAGGGAAAATGAGTTCAAAAGATACAAATAGAGAAtcaaaaattccaaaacctCTCAATGTCTCAGAGAAAAGGTAAAATATGCATTACATATTCTATTGGCATTGTAATATACAAGCCATTGGTGCTCGCTTTCCATGTTATTGAAGGTTTGACTGTCATTATTCAGGAAATCATCTACCATGAAAGCAGAATCATCTGCAATGAGAAATCAACAACTGGatccaaaaagaaagaaaactgaGCATGGGCAAGGTGTGTTTGACAAAACCAATCAGAGTACAGGAAAGTTGATTGAATTGGATTATGTTAGTTCAGATGAAGAATTGTGAGTGTCCTATGTTAAGCCTAACTTCTTGGATGTTGAAGTTCCAATTTGGGGAGGTGGCATTGGACAatagcttttgttttttatggttgTCACACAGCTCCTAAAAGGTGCAATCTGGTGAAACTATAGAGCAGTGAGTTGCTGCCTTTGGTCATCGTCCTGACATTCAATCAGAAAGatcctttatttttcttctagGACTGCAGTTTGATTGTGATACTGATACCTCTCCTACAATGAAGTGCATAACAGTCAGGGATTGAGAAATTTGGAGTCTAGCTAACAAAATCCTATCAGATTTTTATTGTCAAATTCTATCTTGTGAGGAATTCACTTTGATGTTGAACCTATTTAATGTTTCAAAGTGAACTAAATGTTCAAAGTATGTTGTAACATTAAAGACTTTACAAGTTTGTTACATACGTTcttctgagaaaaaaaaaagattagactGCTTGCTCCACAAGTTGTAGTAAagacttcttttttgttttttgtttattttgttttgttttttgtggcAGTAAACGACTTGTAAACCTTTTCTTATAAAACTACTTGTAGCAGGTAAGATTAGCTACACCTACACATCCTTTTCTTAAGTTGAAGCTCTCTCAAATCAAACAAGTGGTACATTACCCGAACTTTGGTGAAGAAAATATGAATTATAGCAATTCATACCTTGACTAGAAGTGAGGCAATAACATGTGTGTTGAGTTGAAAATGATAAACTGATGACAATATCTAATGCATAGTGAGGGGGAccttttatcattttaattcaGGAGTAGGAAAACAATCGGAATTCaaaagacaaattaaaaaagaaagaaagaaattgatctgaaattaagaaaaaacgcaaaacaaaacaaaacgatATGAAGTTATTTAAACAAGACCTAGTTCATGTGACAAAATGGTAGAATGTAACTGGGTTAGGTCATAATTGGGGGTTCAACTTAAATTTATTGGTTTGTTAGgctttttaaggaaaaatgaattgcacttataaaaaaaatgagattttaaaaaactgtacaaaagttaacttaaaaaataaataagatcataaacttaaataaatgCATGTTCGGTCTAATATCTAAGGAATCGAATGATCAAGACAGAGTAGATATTGGTTATTCTAGAGTTGTTAGCAAGAAGGATAGTGCAGTTTGTCCAAGAGATTGGCTTCCATGAGTCCACCCTTGAAGGTGATTCCGAAAATTGTAATAAACTCTTTGCGACACGGCAATATGTTAGCTCTTTTtagagcctttttttttcctctcatacTTATAGTAAGACAATGTTGTAGCACATACTCTAGCTCGGAGAGCAAGGTCTTCTTTTTCCATTATTAGTTTGGATGAAGTTTATTCCTTTAGAAATAAGCTTGCTATTCAATAAAACTCCTGATGatctatttctatatatatatatatatatatatatatataaaggagtagatattgtttataatttattttgatccGGTACCATTTTATGCAGAAATTGGTCTTGGATGGGCTACTATTTTGCATGCCTTCATCAagtgggttttatttatttaaaagaaagaaatataatatatatataatttaaaaaaaaaaaaaaaaaaaaaaaaaaaccttccttTTCACCCCAATTGTATTATGATTTATGGATTCCCTTTTCTATTTCAATAAGTTTAAGATGTCCATGAGACCAtgacacacaaaaacacacacacacatatatatatatatatatatatattcaaagcAATTGATTATGCACTATTGTCACTTTAATATCTAAACAGACTCAATTGTCTCTGGTAGTTGAAATTTATTATATGAGATGGGTCTACATATGATAGGGGGGAATGACTTCCCATACCATAAACGGTGTCCCATGTTTCTAAAGATTGGGAGTTCTTGTTGCAAGAAGTATTTGGACTTTAGAACAGGCCTGTGTGATGGCTTGCCTTTAATATTTGTCAGAAAATTAAATCGAACAATCAAATCCATTAGGTCCAATGTGGTAGGCCATCATCAatgttatgaattatgataaCATGCTGGTaccaaaatccaaaattcaaAATCCCATTCCACCAAAGTATTATGACTTATTATGAGCATTATGCGGTTAACTGAGTCTATAACACATACAAATTCGGACAACTGAACCAATTTATctaatacattataaaatttatgtagTTGGTCAATACGTAACAATCTAGGCCTTGTGAGTATTGttccattgaaaaaaaaagaaagttataataatgaaaatttattaagtttttagATAAATAGATACAATAGATTTGAAACCCATTACCAACCAACAaggtttttctgtttttgtaaGCATAGGAAAAACAAGATTTATATTCAAGTCATTTAATCTAGAAACAAGAGACTTTATCGAGCAAGCTAATGGAACTCACTTATAATAATCTTTTGGGATAGAGCGGAGTGAATAAAAATTCTTTGTCCTAATGCGTGCACTCTAtgtcacacattttttttttctctcttctaagttaaacattttttaaaaagaaaaaatcagaCATATGACATACTGTAATTGGTGATATGTAAAGTGAAACATTCTtagcggaaaaaaaaaaaaagaaaggaatttcTTTGACATGAAACTTAATTTTGATagatttatctctctctcatatttaattaatttagcaaaagataagaagaaaaaagaaaagaaaaattaggaaCCTATATACGTATCTAATCTAAAGTGGCAGAAACAAAGAAGTGGAATCCAGAGGCAGTAGGAGGGAGGGTTGGTCATCCATGCACATGGAGTTGGTATTGACCTCTAGATGTGCTCCTaaaactttttctatttcttaattaatattataGTTGGCACTTGGCATTATTAGAAGAGTTACAAAAATTTAGAACTCTTTTTTCCACACAAAAGTATCAAAAGTACAACATGTTTCTTAGTAAAATCATAGGGACGAAGGACCTAAAGGTTTGAGCTTCAAAAACCAAAGCAAATTATAACTGGATTGATGTCTTTATTCGATGGATAATTATACAATATTTAGAACTGGACAAAGTTGTTTGGTCATGGTTGTTAGTCATGACAGCAACTTTATAATTATATAGATAACTAATTTTTGATTAAGCCATGAGAACGTAGTCACTACGTCTGCAATTTCTATGTGCTGGCGCAGTTGACTTCTATGATAGTAATATGAACTGCAAATCCTTTAAACATGCCTAAGATTGGTGttcaaaatcataaaaaagttGGCCAATTTGTACATGTAATTCCATGAAAAATAATGTCAACAGTTTTGAAGAGAATTACTTGTATTATACTTTGTACctgtatatttctttttaccAACTTTCTTTAAATTGCTTCTTATTGAAGCTCTTGTACTTTTTTGGACTTTCTATAGATTGcatttgttttttccttttgggaAAATAAACTTTTCCACACTAAACTATCAGTATGCAATATTAGCATCTTAATAATTAAGGGGGTAATGAGACAATAATTGGATGCAATAACAAACTTACCTTCATCActtgcaatgaaaaaaaaaaaaaaaaaaagccactaGTTCTGTCATGTTTAATATCTGAAATTCTGAATCAGACGATTCTCTTAAATTGATAACTTGCTGGACTTTGAAATGAGTAAAAAATTTAGGATGAAAAAGTATAATTTATCGGTTTTAGTTTGCGGGTTGAGTTAGCTAAATTTATGAGCTGCGATGACAAAGGCCTGTAGCAACCACTAACAGGTTGCTCTCAAATATGAAGTTGAAAGTAGAAACCATTTGGCAAAATATGCAGTTCTGTTAAGATGTCATATTTGATTTGATGATGTAAATCTTTCAATTACTCTGATTAGGTGGGTGGATGGACCATTAACCACTCTAACAACCGCTCATTTTCATGAAGGATTTCTAGGTGGTTCAAGGGTCATTGGACTTTGATGGGTCatgaaactcaaaaaaaaaaaaaaaaaaaacacaaggtCCATAATTCCAACCATTCAACTTGCTCTTTTAAGTTTCAATCAGATGCTTCCATTTGTGGCTCCCTTGAAAGCCAAGGTTCCTTCAGAGTACATCCATCTCAACCAATGGTATCTTTGCTTAATGAAGAAGGAGAGGCTAACCACTCCTAGCTAGTACTTATTTCACCATTCTTTTCACCAAATGGACACACCATTGATTATGCAACTTAAGATATGCTTTTCAAGCATTGAAAACCATCTTACACAAATGCTAAACAACATGTGATACATAAACACAACAATATAATGCATAATGGCCAACAACATAAATTCTTGTGATACACTCTTGTGTGTTGAGTTTGTCCGTGAATCTGTGATGTTTATCTTACAATATACAGGTTTTTAGGTAATTAGGTTTACGGTGTCActcaatcaattaaaaataactaATGCTTCTTTATtgttaattttctaaattttgttcttgtattttgtgTTATTTCAAGTGacataaaataattcatttcatagttaagattttttttaaaaaaaaatttttacatCGAATAATGTACATGATAacatatcatttaaattttaaaatactagaTATGTATTTACTTatgtaatatttaatataaattataaaatgaataCATTTAGAATGGAGAGATCCTAATCTTGCTCGGTTGGCATAATATTTGACTATTTGTTACCGCATCACTTGGTTACTCTAGATTAATTTGCCATCTttggcttcaaaaaaaaaaaaaaaaagatttaattttcCTTGGAAACATGAGTTCAATTCGATGTGTGGATTTACTATTGTGTTGCCTGTCATTCAATCAAGACAACtttcatatcaattttttttttttttttgagaacctttTTTCTCCCCTAAGGTACGTATTCCTCTACAAAACTAGGATAAAACTAAggtg encodes:
- the LOC126706633 gene encoding uncharacterized protein LOC126706633, encoding MLNQEDDLDLLLSLQDRVLETPPGSPSAPQPSSQGYLSDDESSRRTGPADMSVFRNAVQDCLDYEPVHVHKAVKLKGSKASNEAEVEKFSGLRMRNQLFSAAELRERFSDIRFVRLPTIKNLLVGDTLSGCWATVGVLSEKGTPKTSTTGKTYSIWKVGSLDENTVSLFLFGDAYQRNCKEQAGTVFALFNCAVRKDAMGKGFSLSVYSPSQILKIGTSVDCGVCKGKRKDGMPCTLVINKRKGVYCKFHKSKASEKYSTTRTELKGGNLRTAFREPLKPEGIYMVDPLADRTNFKKSMKPVKLMSVEGLKKALSNAGKVTTNTHSQGIRFLTEVTGKMSSKDTNRESKIPKPLNVSEKRKSSTMKAESSAMRNQQLDPKRKKTEHGQGVFDKTNQSTGKLIELDYVSSDEEL